From the genome of Desulfovibrio sp. JY:
CTGGGCCGCATTGCTCAAGGAAAAGAAGTGGGTGGGCGCGGATTTGCCGCAGCCCGTCAAAAGCGGCAGGCAGCAGGCGGCGACGGCCACGGCGGCGGTGAGGGTACGGGGGCGAAGGCTCATTTGCGGGGTCCTCCCTTGCCTTGGATCAGGGCTTCGGGGTGGCGTTCGAGGAAATTGGCCAGTTCGCGGATGGACCGGGCGGCGTTGGCAATTTCGCCCAGGGCCCGGTTGAGGTCCGTAACGGTCGGCGAGTTGGAGTTGATGATTTTCTGGAAATTGCCGATGGCGCTGCGACCGTCCTTGAGGGTGGCGTCCAGGGACTGGATCGCGCCCTTGGCCGAGGAGCTCAGGCCTTCGCTGCGGCGGTCGAGGTTCTTGGCCAGGTCGGAGTAGTTCTGGAGGGCCTGGTCGAGCTTCTGGGCCAGGGGGCCCACCTTGCCGCGGATTTCGGTCAGGATGTCGCCGCCGTTGGTGAGGGCTGTGTCGATCTTGCCGGGAATGGCTTTGACTTCAGGCGAATTGATGAGCTGCTCGAAGCCCGAAACCGCACTGATGAGCCGGTTGACCAGTTCCTCGAGGGGCAGGCGCTTGATGGTTTCCGTCAGCTTTTCGAAGGTCGAGGGAACGGTGGGGATTTCGGGCAGGTTGGTGTTGCCGACCAAGCGTACGGGGGTATCGGGCATGAGGTCCAGGGAAACGGCGAGCTGGCCGGTCACGAAACTCTGGGTAATGAGCTGGGCGCGAAGGCCCTTGTCGATCAACTGGGTCAGCAGCGTTTCCGAGCCTTCATCACGCGCCTGGGCCAGGTTTTGAAGCCCCTTCTGCATGCCCTTGTCGTGGATGATCTTGATCTTGCCGCCCATGATTTCCACCACCACGGGGATGAAGAAGTGCAGCCGGGTGGGATCGGCCTCGATGCTGATTTCGGTGACCGAGCCGATGGGAACTCCCCGGAAAAGTACCGGCGCGCCGACTTCGAGTCCGCTGACGGAATTGGGGAAGAACATGATGCAGCTGTATTTTTGCGTGAAAAACATGCCCGAGCCCAGAGCCACGATGGCCCCGAGGGCCAGGGCCAGGGCCCCGAGGACGAACAGGCCGAGCAGGGTTTTGTTGGTTTTGGCGCTCATGGGTGCTTTTTTGTGTCCTGGCCGCGAGGCCGTTATTCCTGGCCCCGGGTAAGAAAGTGGCGCAGGTTGGGATCGGTTGTATGGGCCAGGAGTTCCTTGGGATCGCCGCTGGCGCTCATGGTCCGGGTCTCGACGTTTAAGAAAACGGAATTGTTGCCGATGGCGAAAATGCTGGCCAGTTCGTGGGTGACGACCACGAAGGTGGCGCGCAGGCTGTCGCGCAGCTCCATGATGAGTTCGTCGAGCAGGTGGGCGCTGATCGGGTCGAGGCCGGCCGACGGCTCGTCGAAAAACAGGATGTCCGGGTCAAGGGCCATGGCCCGGGCCAGCCCGGCCCGTTTGCACATGCCGCCGCTTATTTCCGAAGGGTAGAAGTCCTCGAATCCGGCCAGCCCGACCAGGGCCAGTTTGAGGGAGGCCAGTTCGCGGATCTCTTTCGGTTTGAGCTTGGTGTATTGCGACAAGGGAAGGCTGATGTTTTCGGCCAGGGTCATGGAGCTGAAAAGCGCGCCGGACTGGTAGAGGATGCCGGTGCGGCGAAGGATCGTGTCGCGGTTCTCGGGCGTGGCGTCCCAGAGGCTGCCCTCGCGATAGAACACCTTGCCGACGGCGGGCTCCTTGAGCCCGACCAGCACGCGCAGCAGCGTGGATTTGCCGCAGCCGCTGCCGCCCATGATAATGAAGATATCGCCCCTGTTCACCGTGAAATTCAGCTCGCGCATGATGACGAAGTCGCCGTAGGCCATGGTCAGGTTTTCGACGCGGATGGCCGGCTTTTCGCTAGCTGCGGGAGTCGGGGTGGAGGTTGTCGTTGCGTCCATGGGGCCTCACACGCCGATGATGTTGCAGGACACGGTGATGATG
Proteins encoded in this window:
- a CDS encoding MlaD family protein, with the translated sequence MSAKTNKTLLGLFVLGALALALGAIVALGSGMFFTQKYSCIMFFPNSVSGLEVGAPVLFRGVPIGSVTEISIEADPTRLHFFIPVVVEIMGGKIKIIHDKGMQKGLQNLAQARDEGSETLLTQLIDKGLRAQLITQSFVTGQLAVSLDLMPDTPVRLVGNTNLPEIPTVPSTFEKLTETIKRLPLEELVNRLISAVSGFEQLINSPEVKAIPGKIDTALTNGGDILTEIRGKVGPLAQKLDQALQNYSDLAKNLDRRSEGLSSSAKGAIQSLDATLKDGRSAIGNFQKIINSNSPTVTDLNRALGEIANAARSIRELANFLERHPEALIQGKGGPRK
- a CDS encoding ATP-binding cassette domain-containing protein codes for the protein MDATTTSTPTPAASEKPAIRVENLTMAYGDFVIMRELNFTVNRGDIFIIMGGSGCGKSTLLRVLVGLKEPAVGKVFYREGSLWDATPENRDTILRRTGILYQSGALFSSMTLAENISLPLSQYTKLKPKEIRELASLKLALVGLAGFEDFYPSEISGGMCKRAGLARAMALDPDILFFDEPSAGLDPISAHLLDELIMELRDSLRATFVVVTHELASIFAIGNNSVFLNVETRTMSASGDPKELLAHTTDPNLRHFLTRGQE